The Athene noctua chromosome 13, bAthNoc1.hap1.1, whole genome shotgun sequence genome has a segment encoding these proteins:
- the IDH2 gene encoding isocitrate dehydrogenase [NADP], mitochondrial: MAARCLRAAPALSRLPRRAPPAAPAGQRRHYADRRIKVANPVVEMDGDEMTRIIWAFIKEKLILPNVDVQLKYFDLGLPHRDKTDDQVTIDSALATQKYSVAVKCATITPDEARVEEFKLKKMWKSPNGTIRNILGGTVFREPIICKNIPRLVPGWTKPITIGRHAHGDQYKATDFVVGKSGTFKIVFTPKDGSGAKEWEVYNFPGGGVGMGMYNTDESISGFAHSCFQYAIQKKWPLYMSTKNTILKAYDGRFKDIFQEIFEKHYKTEFDKLKIWYEHRLIDDMVAQVLKSSGGFVWACKNYDGDVQSDILAQGFGSLGLMTSVLVCPDGKTIEAEAAHGTVTRHYREHQKGRPTSTNPIASIFAWTRGLEHRGKLDSNPELIKFAQTLEKVCVQTVENGTMTKDLAGCIHGLANVKLNEHFVNTTDFLDAIKNNLDKALGKQ; this comes from the exons ATGGCCGCCCGCTgcctccgcgccgccccggcGCTCAGCCGcctgccccgccgcgccccccccgccgcccccgcggggcagcgccgACACT ATGCCGACCGGCGGATCAAGGTGGCCAACCCGGTGGTGGAGATGGACGGAGACGAGATGACACGGATCATCTGGGCCTTCATCAAGGAGAAG ctcatcctGCCCAACGTGGATGTCCAGCTGAAGTATTTTGACCTGGGTCTGCCGCACCGGGACAAGACAGATGACCAGGTCACCATTGACTCGGCGCTGGCCACCCAGAAGTACAGCGTGGCTGTGAAGTGTGCCACCATCACGCCAGATGAAGCCAGGGTGGAAG AGTTCAAGCTGAAGAAGATGTGGAAGAGCCCCAACGGCACCATCCGGAACATCCTGGGGGGGACGGTCTTCCGAGAGCCCATCATCTGCAAGAACATCCCCCGCCTGGTGCCTGGCTGGACCAAGCCCATCACCATCGGCCGACATGCCCACGGCGACCAG TACAAAGCCACCGACTTCGTGGTGGGCAAGTCTGGGACGTTCAAGATAGTCTTCACACCCAAGGACGGCAGCGGGGCCAAGGAGTGGGAGGTGTACAACTTCCCTGGCGGCGGCGTGGGCATGGGCATGTACAACACAGACGAG TCCATCTCGGGCTTCGCCCACAGCTGCTTCCAGTACGCCATTCAGAAGAAGTGGCCTCTCTACATGAGCACCAAGAACACCATCCTCAAAGCCTACGACGGGCGCTTCAAAGACATCTTCCAGGAGATCTTTGAGAA GCACTACAAGACGGAGTTTGACAAGCTGAAGATCTGGTACGAGCACCGGCTCATCGATGACATGGTCGCCCAGGTGCTGAAGTCCTCTGGCGGGTTCGTCTGGGCGTGCAAGAACTACGACGGGGACGTCCAGTCGGACATCTTGGCCCAAG GTTTTGGCTCGCTGGGGCTGATGACCTCTGTGCTGGTGTGTCCGGATGGGAAGACAATCGAGGCTGAGGCGGCCCACGGCACTGTCACCCGCCACTACCGGGAGCATCAGAAG GGACGACCCACCAGCACCAACCCCATTGCCAGCATCTTCGCCTGGACGCGGGGCCTGGAGCACCGGGGGAAGCTGGACAGTAACCCGGAGCTGATCAA GTTCGCTCAGACGCTGGAGAAGGTTTGTGTTCAAACTGTGGAGAACGGGACGATGACGAAGGACCTCGCTGGCTGCATCCACGGCCTCGCCAA TGTGAAGCTGAATGAACATTTTGTGAACACCACCGACTTCCTGGACGCCATCAAGAACAACCTGGACAAGGCCCTGGGCAAGCAGTAG
- the SEMA4B gene encoding semaphorin-4B: MAARPALPVLAHSVLAALLVAAAAEEPVPRVSLPYDSAERVVQRFEVPGASNYTALLLSPDGGTLYLGARELLLAVNTSRFQTETPARRLLWSADEEKKRQCVFKGKDPQRDCHNYIKMLLQLNSTHLYTCGTCAFSPACAYINVQHFSLERDAAGKVLLEDGKGRCPFDPEYRSTAVMVDGELYAGTVSNFQGNEPTIYRSQESRIALKTENSLNWLQDPVFVGSAYLRESLPAGNPEGDDDKVYFFFSETGKEFDYFENTIVSRIARVCKGDQGGERVLQRRWTTFLKAQLLCSHPEDGFPFNVLQDVFVLTPGDLRWRETLFYGVFTSQWNKGGLGSSAVCAFPMRSVQRAFGGLYKEVNRETQQWYTDTGPVPEPRPGMCVTSHTRHLKINSSLQMPDRVLNFIKDHFLMDSPVRSQPLLLQSRLRYQQIGVHRAQGLHGTYDVLFLGTDDGRLHKAVRVNHGVHIIEEIRLFPASQPVLQLLLDQEQGLVYAATYAAVAQVPFANCSLYRSCGECVLARDPFCAWSRGACRRATLHPLAHPQLWAQDIEAADTERLCQLANASQPRPRVFLPPASGTPCQRIQLPPNAVRPLPCRLLSNLASRRWLHDGAPVNASYLVLPDGALILVGSPERAGTYECWSLEEGFRKLMASYCVGVQELAHRSMDPGRKVAAGRDALETVSTSRSTSAVGSSAARLDGKTYWTEFLVMCVLFAAAVLVLVLFLLHRHRDGMKSLLEPGDPSRHQKPPRKPVESLPLNGSSLPSTVPEHKGYQALQDNYIVSTPVHEPPGPPRTFSESEKRPLHVRDSFVEVSPACQRPRVRLGSEIQDSVV; the protein is encoded by the exons atggcggcgcggccggcgctgCCCGTCCTGGCGCACTCGGTGCTGGCGGCGTTgctggtggcggcggcggcggaggagccGGTGCCGCGGGTCAGCCTGCCCTACG ACTCTGCCGAGCGGGTGGTGCAGCGGTTCGAAGTGCCCGGCGCCTCCAACtacacagccctgctgctgagccCGGACGGCGGCACACTCTACCTGGGGGCCCGCGAGCTGCTCCTCGCCGTCAACACCAGCCGCTTCCAGACCGAGACACCGGCTCGCAGG CTGCTGTGGAGTGCGGATGAGGAGAAGAAGAGGCAGTGTGTGTTCAAGGGGAAGGACCCCCAG AGGGACTGTCACAACTACATCaagatgctgctgcagctgaacagCACCCACCTCTACACCTGCGGGACCTGCGCCTTCAGCCCGGCCTGTGCCTACATT AACGTGCAGCACTTCAGCCTGGAGCGGGATGCAGCGGGGAAGGTGCTGCTGGAGGATGGGAAGGGACGCTGCCCCTTCGACCCTGAGTACCGGTCCACGGCCGTCATGGTCG ACGGCGAGCTCTACGCTGGGACTGTCAGCAACTTCCAGGGCAACGAGCCCACTATCTACCGCAGCCAGGAGAGCCGCATCGCCCTCAAAACGGAGAACTCCCTCAACTggctgcagg ACCCGGTGTTCGTCGGCTCAGCTTACCTGCGGGAGAGCCTGCCTGCCGGCAACCCTGAGGGTGACGACGACAAGGTCTACTTCTTCTTCAGCGAGACTGGCAAGGAGTTCGACTACTTTGAGAACACCATCGTCTCCCGCATCGCGCGCGTGTGCAAG GGGGACCAGGGCGGGGAGCGCGTGCTGCAGCGGCGGTGGACAACCTTCCTGAAGGCACAGCTGCTCTGCTCGCACCCCGAGGACGGCTTCCCCTTCAACGTGCTGCAGGACGTTTTCGTGCTCACCCCGGGGGACCTGCGCTGGAGGGAGACGCTCTTCTACGGGGTCTTCACCTCGCAGTG GAACAAGGGCGGCCTGGGCAGCTCGGCTGTGTGCGCCTTCCCCATGCGCAGCGTGCAGCGAGCCTTCGGCGGGCTCTACAAGGAGGTGAACCGCGAGACCCAGCAGTGGTACACGGACACTGGCCCGGTGCCGGAGCCCCGGCCAGGCATG TGTGTCACCAGCCACACGCGGCACCTGAAGATCAACTCGTCCCTCCAGATGCCGGACCGGGTGCTGAACTTCATCAAGGACCATTTCCTGATGGACAGCCCAGTGCGCAGCCagccgctgctgctgcagagccgcCTGCGCTACCAGCAGATTGGTGTTCACCGTGCTCAGGGCCTCCATGGCACCTACGATGTCCTCTTCCTGGGCACAG ACGATGGCCGGTTGCACAAGGCTGTGCGCGTGAACCATGGGGTGCACATCATCGAGGAGATCCGCCTCTTCCCCGCCAGCCAGCctgttctgcagctgctgctggaccaggagcag GGCCTGGTGTATGCAGCCACCTACGCAGCGGTGGCTCAGGTGCCCTTCGCCAACTGCAGCCTGTACCGCAGCTGTGGGGAGTGCGTGTTGGCGCGGGACCCCTTCTGTGCCTGGAGCCGGGGTGCCTGCCGCAGGGCCACCCTGCACCCCCTGGCACACCCCCA GCTCTGGGCGCAGGACATCGAGGCCGCTGACACGGAGCGACTCTGCCAGCTGGCCAACGCCTCCCAGCCCCGTCCCCGCGTCTTCCTGCCCCCAG CCTCGGGCACCCCGTGCCAGCGGATCCAGCTGCCGCCCAACGCGGTGCGGCCACTGCCATGCCGGCTGCTCTCCAACCTGGCGTCACGGCGCTGGCTGCACGACGGGGCGCCCGTCAACGCTTCCTACCTGGTGCTGCCTGACGGGGCCCTCATCCTGGTGGGCAGCCCCGAGCGGGCGGGCACCTACGAGTGCTGGTCGCTGGAGGAGGGCTTCCGCAAGCTGATGGCCAGCTACTGCGTGGGTGTGCAGGAGCTGGCCCACAGGTCGATGGACCCCGGCAGGAAGGTGGCCGCTGGCCGGGATGCTTTGGAGACCGTCAGCACGTCCCGGAGCACCTCGGCAGTGGGCAGCTCCGCGGCCCGGCTGGACGGCAAGACCTACTGGACCGAGTTCCTGGTGATGTGTGTGCTCTTCGCCGCTGCCGTCCTTGTGCTGGTCCTCTTTCTCTTGCACCGCCACCGCGACGGCATGAAATCCTTGCTGGAGCCTGGGGACCCCAGCCGGCACCAGAAGCCGCCCCGTAAGCCAGTGGAGAGCCTACCCCTGAACGGCAGCAGCCTGCCCAGCACGGTGCCCGAGCACAAGGGCTACCAGGCCCTGCAGGACAACTACATTGTCAGCACCCCTGTGCACGAGCCCCCAGGCCCCCCGCGCACCTTCTCCGAGTCGGAGAAGAGGCCCCTCCATGTCCGGGACAGCTTCGTGGAGGTGTCTCCCGCCTGCCAAAGACCCCGGGTGCGCCTGGGCTCCGAGATCCAGGACTCGGTGGTGTGA
- the ZNF710 gene encoding zinc finger protein 710: protein MDRFTECGTQTDAVVVLSLAQAAVLGLVSENELLGATVSPAGFFPGLGVELPGAAAAEPGEPEGECRLEGEGQAPGDGQEEDTLEAESSLEKHARRRKRPPVRLVPKVKCEKAEDEVLYEGPVPGDGEGEQQRGRPPPLQDASQEQTVQSSAVKMIDLGAFGRKPRRLRHLRRHTRREPEGTEAADGAPAGALRTECAFEAGTPSPGEAEAPASPEPVKSEQGFGWQEPGELEAEAAGATSERNKKAQLDRLDINVQIDDSYLVEAGDRQKRWQCRMCEKSYTSKYNLVTHILGHNGIKPHSCPHCNKLFKQPSHLQTHLLTHQGTRPHKCEVCSKAFTQTSHLKRHMLLHTDIKPYSCRFCGRGFAYPSELKAHEVKHESGRCHVCVECGLDFSTLTQLKRHLSTHQGPTLYQCLECSKSFHYRSQLQNHMLKHQNVRPFVCTECGMEFSQIHHLKQHSLTHKGVKEFKCEVCGREFTLQANMKRHMLIHTSVRPYQCHICFKTFVQKQTLKTHMIVHSPVKPFKCKVCGKSFNRMYNLLGHMHLHAGSKPFKCPYCSSKFNLKGNLSRHMKVKHGVMDISLDSQDPMMDLAGADHAELDGQQEMDDFEEENSYGYGGVGNPPDEHALAEQAMKEMAYYNML, encoded by the exons ATGGATCGCTTCACCGAGTGCGGGACCCAGACGGATGCGGTGGTGGTGCTGTCCCTGGCGCAGGCTGCAGTTCTGGGCTTGGTGTCCGAGAATGAGCTGCTGGGGGCCACTGTCAGCCCCGCCGGCTTCTTCCCGGGACTGGGAGTGGAGCTGCCGGGTgcggctgcagcagagcctgggGAGCCGGAGGGCGAGTGCCGGCTGGAGGGTGAGGGGCAGGCACCAGGGGACGGGCAGGAGGAGGACACCTTGGAGGCAGAGTCCTCCCTGGAGAAGCATGCCCGGAGGAGGAAGCGGCCTCCAGTGAGGCTGGTGCCCAAGGTCAAGTGTGAGAAGGCAGAGGACGAGGTGCTGTACGAAGGGCCTGTCCCTGGCGACGGGGAGGGCGAGCAGCAGCGTGGCCGCCCACCGCCACTCCAGGACGCCAGCCAGGAGCAGACGGTGCAGAGCAGTGCTGTGAAGATGATTGACCTCGGTGCCTTCGGCAGGAAGCCCCGGCGCCTGCGGCACCTCCGTCGGCACACGCGCCGTGAGCCAGAAGGCACCGAGGCGGCTGATGGTGCCCCCGCGGGGGCTTTGCGGACCGAGTGCGCCTTCGAGGCGGGCACCCCGTCCCCTGGCGAGGCAGAGGCGCCGGCGTCCCCGGAGCCGGTGAAGAGCGAGCAGGGCTTCGGCTGGCAGGAGCCAGGGGAGCTGGAGGCGGAGGCGGCAGGTGCCACCAGTGAGCGCAACAAGAAGGCGCAGCTGGACCGGCTGGACATCAACGTGCAGATCGACGACTCCTACCTGGTGGAGGCTGGGGACCGGCAGAAGCGCTGGCAGTGCCGCATGTGTGAGAAGTCCTACACGTCCAAGTACAACCTGGTGACCCACATCCTGGGCCACAACGGCATCAAGCCCCATTCCTGCCCGCATTGCAACAAGCTCTTCAAGCAGCCCAGCCACCTGCAGACCCACCTGCTGACCCACCAGGGCACACGGCCGCACAAGTGCGAGGTCTGCAGCAAGGCCTTCACCCAGACCAGCCACCTGAAGCGGCACATGCTGCTGCACACCGACATCAAGCCCTACAGCTGCCGCTTCTGTGGCCGGGGCTTCGCCTACCCCAGCGAGCTGAAGGCACACGAGGTGAAGCACGAGAGCGGCCGCTGCCATGTCTGCGTGGAGTGTGGGCTGGACTTCTCCACGCTCACCCAGCTGAAGCGGCACCTCTCCACGCACCAGGGCCCCACGCTGTACCAGTGCCTGGAGTGCAGCAAGTCCTTCCACTACCGCAGCCAGCTGCAGAACCACATGCTGAAGCACCAGAACGTCCGGCCCTTTGTCTGCACTGAGTGCGGCATGGAGTTCAGCCAGATCCACCACCTCAAGCAGCACTCCCTCACGCACAAG GGCGTGAAGGAGTTCAAGTGTGAGGTGTGCGGGCGGGAGTTCACCCTCCAGGCCAACATGAAGCGGCACATGCTGATCCACACCAGCGTCCGTCCCTACCAGTGTCACATCTGCTTCAAGACGTTTGTGCAGAAGCAGACGCTCAAGACCCACATGATTGTGCACTCCCCGGTGAAGCCGTTCAAATGCAAG GTCTGTGGGAAATCCTTCAACCGTATGTACAACCTGCTGGGCCACATGCACCTGCATGCGGGGAGCAAGCCCTTCAAGTGTCCCTACTGCTCCAGCAAGTTCAACCTGAAGGGCAACCTGAGCCGGCACATGAAGGTCAAGCACGGGGTGATGGACATCAGCCTGGACAGCCAAG ATCCCATGATGGACCTGGCTGGGGCCGACCATGCTGAGCTGGATGGGCAGCAGGAGATGGATGACTTTGAGGAGGAGAACTCTTACGGCTATGGCGGGGTGGGCAACCCTCCGGACGAGCATGCCCTGGCCGAGCAGGCCATGAAGGAGATGGCATACTACAACATGTTGTAG